The Papaver somniferum cultivar HN1 chromosome 6, ASM357369v1, whole genome shotgun sequence genome segment CATGGAATGAAGCCGGTTTTGGCAATGGTGCTAGTTCAGATAATATCAACAGGAATGACAATTGCATACAAGTTGGCAATCAATGATGAAATGAACTTGAGGATTCTAATTGCATATCGATCTATCTTTGCAACAATTTTTATCATCCCCATTGCGTTTTTTGTCGAAAAGTGCGTAATTATACTTCTCTTTATGTTCtaaattttgtcatttttttcaaatCAAGAATGGATTTTGCATATGGCCAAGAATGAATAAGTTGTATTTTTCTTGCAGGGGTGCCAGGCCAAAGCTTACATGGACCATTCTCTTCCAATCTTTTCTCTGTGCGTTATTCGGGTATGATTTTCCTACATTTTTCTTCATTTCACTTTCTTGTCCCATTGATAAAAAGTTAAGCATCTCTGTGTACTAAATATCTCACATTCTTCAAATATGAGTTACAACAACAATTTTGGTTACTGCTAGTGTTCTTCCGAAGTTTCTTTGCGTTCTTCTGATCATTCACGCGAAATGGACCTAGCTATACGCATGATTAAAATTCGGTTCATGTgcttaacatttttttttccgtATTGTCCTACTGTCCCATGCCTTCAGTTGCAAAATAAGAGGGCATTTTTGCATGACTTTGGTCATTTCATCATCTTGCTGTGGCTTTTCACAAAATTTGCATGTTGTGTTGTTGTTTTTCTTCAGGTTTAGTTTGTCTCAAAATATGTACATAGAAAGTATGCATTTGACATCGGCAACCTTCCCCGCAGCTATGACAAATCTGATTCCCGCAATAACTTTCACAATGGCAGTAATTTTCAGGTAACTTATCTAAGGTTTCATTTAAACTCACTTTGTATACTTTTTAATAATGTTGCTCATTttattcttaattaattttgcaggCTTGAGAAGTTGCGTTTCCGGTCACTTGAAGGTAGACTGAAGGTTGGAGGGACGGTACTTGGAATTGGAGGAGCGATGTTTTTGACATTCTATAGAGGTTTAGAGCTTCCAATGTGGTCATCCGATATTTTACACATTGAACACGGTTTGGGACGTGTTTCTGGAATAAAACCTCTCGGGGCGATTCTCTCTATTGGAAGTTGCGTGTCTTATTCATTATGGCTCATTATTCAGGTAAGTTTTTTAGCTACTAAATTTCTTTACTTTTCAGTTTCATTGTTGGTATATGTTTTCTCACATTTCTAAGTGCAAATGGTGACAGACGAAACTTAGCCAGAGTTACCCCTGTTACTACTCCAGCACAGCCTTGATAGTTTCTATGGCATCGGTTCAATCCGCTGGCTTCGCCTTATGCACCGTTAGGGACTGGTCAGAATGGAAGCTCGGGTGGAATGTTCGGCTATTTTCAGTGATTTACTCGGTATGTAATGTACTTTATGAATGTATCTTGCTCTTACATTGGATTGAACATACACAACAATGGAGAAATACAAAGATGAAGGCTAGGTTCGAAGATGaaacttatttatttgttttctgATAACTCTTTCTTAATTTATCTTTCTCTCAATCGATTTCTCTTCCTTTCTTTCAATGATTTCTAAGTCCTTATATAGGGAAATTCACCAGTAGAAGACAATCATGATTCAAGTGCAAGATCATAGTTGACTGATTCTATTTTAGTTTGTCTTTACATGCCAGCCTTTTGATAATCTGTCCTTGTCAGTCGCactttttagagcactgctcggacaaactcgcaagcgttgctatctcaagcttgtttgccaagtttagtttttaaaactataagtcttgatttctactctacttatagctatgtctcggactaggatagaatgtgtagttgagctttagacttcacagcgtttatcgattgaagacgaagatctactaaggagagcttggaggaacttcatcaagaaaaggtatgtggagacttgaactcatctatcacacgGAAGTCTATTtctttctatctcctattgagactaagtcgtatagctgtatagactttacattatacacattcgaTATTCCGAGCTGagcttaactcgcttacatatttctcgaaatatgtgttggtaagccttcgctttaaccaagttcatctttgattcttgacgaaaatcaaaagatgatcatgtgaaatcacctggtaacatcttatatgatttgtgtgagacagtaatttgatgtaggctcagaatatttcgtattgatctttcgatcacttgaaaatagatttgaagctaatagtttgtatgcgatagatattcccgtcttctaagaatgtttcaatgattgaaatgggagtctagaacaattaaccattgtttaGATataccatagtatgcgtacttgtatgctaactgttgtaaGTGTATTcgaagtccgggaatttagtatgcatatcTGTATGcttactgattcaacagttgaagtccgggaaatatagtatgcgtacccgtttgcatactgatttcaactgagttcggtcgtgaacgacatTATGCGTAtctgtttgcatactggcggacagaccaagtccggaactctaagtatgtgtacccctttgcatacttgagtggttaagttctaaaaccgGCTAAGTatatttacatactcatgaaaaaaattcatttatataataaggaatgcaatctttgcaaactgtggttaaaatgttcatgaattgattcgagtgaatcaaacccgattttgcttcaattgtgtcttgtatacttctatgggaatataaacaattgaacaactctatgagtaacacaactaaattcatttgaatcatttgttcTAGATGTGTTAAGATAAAcagggttgatatgaaagtgttcatatggctaacttcagttatttattgttgagccaacttagtatacacatttaggtacggtctTTCATATTTAaacgaaggtatatttcatttgtgcgtaacaagctaagaccatataacaaTGGAGAGATATTACTTTAGTTTTGAGCAaaattagttggtgctctcagaagaCATAGGTTGAgatcgctttattagttggttctctcagaagtatattggagttagtccatacagatttcccaaacgaaatattgggtgtggttgttattagagctggcaaacgggcgggtcggggctggcttgttacgggttacacgggttcgggttaacacgggtcaaaacctgcgggtcgatattcttcacgggtggtcatttcttcaacccgcgcccgtaacgggtaaagcttgcgggttcacgggttacccGGCTTGACATCACTCCAATTCCTTTCAGAGAGTTCTTTGTCGGCGGTGGTGGATTTATGGTCTTCTCCCCAAATAACTGCTGTTACAGATGATGTGAATATAACCTTCTCCATCGTATCTGTCTGGGCACAAGCTTCTAATACGTTATGAGCAGCTCTAACCTCAATTTCATCCATAAACTCctgaaaaaaaaaagcaagaaaTCAAAATGAAGATCATCAGACATCTAATTAATTAAGCAATTGAAATAAGGAAGTTCAttagaaaatgtaaaaatagcgtAAATCCCATTACAATAATCATACAGCAATGGACTTGTTACTGCTCTGGTACTGAAACAGTATTGATTCCATGAAACTAAATATGTTTACTttcatttatatatttctctaaccTCTCAAAACGCAATTGTTGAAAGTTATCAAACTGATTCACCAAAATTATAATTTACCTGTACCAATTCACCATCGCGTATCACAGACATCCTCTTTTGTTCAATCTGTGATCTCCCGTCAATAACATCCCATGATTCTGACATCAAGTCTTATCACCATTAAGCCCAATCTCAAAAATTTATAGATACCACAATACATGCATAGCATCTCAAATAAAAAACATGATTAGAAAAACATCTTCACTAAAACAAAAATCCAGTACTTGATTTAGATAGATAAAATCACATTCTTTGCAGCAAGCAATACCTAGCAAATCCATGTCCTGGAGTATAAAGAAAAACCAAAGAGAAATCAACGGAAAATTGAATCGATAGAAAACTCAGATTAGggataaaaaataaatcaaatctaGGATGATGCTTTTAGAGAAGAGGGTCAAGGAGAAACcgaacaacaacaaaataaaaacaaaaaagcaTAGGGTTAGCTAAAGTTCTTACCCAAACCTATTGCCAGCTACAATAaggaggagaaaaaaaaaagtaaatcaaaaataaaaattaagtaGACAGAAAATTAAGTAGTACATACATCAAAGATGGGTTGTTCTTGAGGAGTTTCGAAAGTGTAGAACAAAGCAGAACAATCTTTCAAAGTGTTGATAATACTTTCATAATCAAAAGGATCCGTTTCAAATATCTTCAATTTCTTATTGTTTAGACAACTAGCTAGTCTTTTAATGGCTGCAAATTACCtgtgcacaaaaaaaaaaagaaacatcaaaAATTACCAGCCGAAGAACGCAGAGAATAAGAGAAggagcagaagaaaaaaaagagaaggaaagagaacgATATCTCTTtagttagttttaggtttaacttTTTATACCTTAAACCTAGGGATAGGATTAACCCTAGATAATCTGACGGTCAGgattaaataaaaattagtaattagGTATTGTAGACGGGTTAACGGGCTGAACCCGCGGAtttacgggccgggacgggttaacccgtttactcacaagccggcatttctccaaccctaacccggcttgtttagacaccagccgagccgggtgcgggtttttcacgggtcgggccgggcaaacccgcgggttttggcttgtttgccagctctagttgttatacccccgctttttcaattagtattagagcaggcaaacacgtttaagacctcataagtctgtgtttgtagtaatctgactctatggaaagttTTGCTATCTCTCATAAACGCATCACCACAAACAAAAGTtctgtttctatgaaatctattaaagagaaagatttgtcaatcacgAATATAGATGAACATTGTGTTCCGAAAAAACAGACTAGCATTGATAAGTGTTACCCTGATTACCTTACCGACGActctgactctgaagtagaaaggaaAATATCCTAAGAGAGTGCAgcaattctaaaacttgttagaatccaggatgatgAAATCAATCGGTTTAAAAACAAAGCCAATGTTCttattggtatggtaaatgatCTTGAGTCTCATTTAAGGTTCTTCGCGAGGAAAACTCCTTAGCCTATTCTTCACGAACCTCACTCGAAGCGAAATTCAAAGAGTCCACCATACCAATCTCTTCTAACCCAACTGTGAATTCAGTTCCAGAAGCTAAATCGCAATTCCTTCATATGATAAAGATGTGCTTGTATCTCCCTATAATCAAGGAATCACCACATCAtacggaaggaa includes the following:
- the LOC113290611 gene encoding WAT1-related protein At1g25270-like, which produces MVLVQIISTGMTIAYKLAINDEMNLRILIAYRSIFATIFIIPIAFFVEKGARPKLTWTILFQSFLCALFGFSLSQNMYIESMHLTSATFPAAMTNLIPAITFTMAVIFRLEKLRFRSLEGRLKVGGTVLGIGGAMFLTFYRGLELPMWSSDILHIEHGLGRVSGIKPLGAILSIGSCVSYSLWLIIQTKLSQSYPCYYSSTALIVSMASVQSAGFALCTVRDWSEWKLGWNVRLFSVIYSGNSPVEDNHDSSARS
- the LOC113285527 gene encoding cinnamoyl-CoA reductase-like SNL6; this encodes MDLLESWDVIDGRSQIEQKRMSVIRDGELVQEFMDEIEVRAAHNVLEACAQTDTMEKVIFTSSVTAVIWGEDHKSTTADKELSERNWSDVKPGNP